From the genome of Novosphingobium sp. TH158, one region includes:
- a CDS encoding DNA polymerase III subunit chi yields MRVDFYQLSRDPAEQAIAAIAAKALAGGQRMLVVADDDGLLDRVSEALWSTREAFLANGKTGAGHEDRQPVLLSPALEAANGAKILALADGKWREADGFDRVLLFFDGRTIDDARGLWRRLRERVGVERNYYSQASGRWEKTG; encoded by the coding sequence ATGCGAGTCGATTTCTACCAGTTGAGCCGCGATCCGGCCGAACAGGCGATCGCGGCCATTGCTGCGAAGGCGCTGGCCGGTGGTCAGCGGATGCTGGTGGTTGCCGATGACGATGGCCTGCTCGATCGGGTGAGCGAGGCGCTGTGGTCCACGCGCGAGGCTTTTCTGGCCAACGGCAAGACAGGGGCGGGCCATGAAGACCGCCAGCCGGTGCTCCTCTCGCCGGCGCTCGAAGCGGCCAACGGGGCGAAGATCCTGGCGCTGGCGGACGGCAAGTGGCGCGAGGCCGATGGCTTCGACCGCGTCCTGCTGTTTTTCGATGGCAGGACCATCGACGATGCACGGGGCCTTTGGCGCCGGCTGCGCGAGCGCGTGGGCGTTGAGCGCAATTACTATTCGCAAGCCAGCGGCCGCTGGGAAAAGACCGGCTGA
- the ndk gene encoding nucleoside-diphosphate kinase, with product MAVTRTFSIIKPDATRRNLTGAVTKMLEEAGLRVVASKRIHMTREQAEGFYAVHKERPFFGELCEFMMSEPVVVQVLEGEDAVARNREIMGATNPADAAEGTIRKTHALSIGENTVHGSDSDENAAIEIAFFFKPEEIVG from the coding sequence ATGGCGGTTACCCGCACCTTCTCGATCATCAAGCCCGACGCAACCCGCCGCAACCTGACCGGCGCGGTCACCAAGATGCTTGAAGAAGCCGGCCTGCGCGTCGTCGCTTCGAAGCGCATCCACATGACCCGTGAACAGGCCGAGGGCTTCTATGCGGTGCACAAGGAACGCCCCTTCTTCGGCGAACTGTGCGAATTCATGATGAGCGAACCGGTCGTCGTCCAGGTTCTTGAAGGTGAAGACGCGGTTGCCCGCAACCGCGAAATCATGGGGGCCACCAATCCGGCCGATGCCGCCGAAGGCACCATCCGCAAGACGCACGCCCTGTCGATCGGTGAAAATACCGTCCACGGTTCGGACTCGGACGAGAACGCTGCGATCGAAATCGCCTTCTTCTTCAAGCCGGAAGAAATCGTCGGCTGA
- a CDS encoding YdcH family protein: MSHTPHELADEFHNDRALLHELKLSNPHFVTLADRYHDVNGEIHRIEAEIETPSDEYTETLKKKRLALIDEISGIISKARTAEKAD, encoded by the coding sequence ATGTCCCATACGCCGCATGAACTGGCTGATGAATTCCACAACGATCGCGCGCTTCTGCACGAACTCAAGCTGAGCAATCCGCACTTCGTTACCCTGGCGGATCGCTATCATGATGTGAACGGCGAGATTCACCGCATTGAGGCAGAGATCGAAACGCCTTCCGACGAATATACCGAGACGCTGAAGAAGAAGCGGCTTGCCTTGATCGACGAGATCAGCGGCATCATTTCGAAGGCCCGCACCGCCGAAAAGGCGGACTGA